A DNA window from Brassica napus cultivar Da-Ae chromosome C1, Da-Ae, whole genome shotgun sequence contains the following coding sequences:
- the LOC125580110 gene encoding homeobox-leucine zipper protein ATHB-20-like, with translation MESIYVINPLGGVRLYIQYLFDPTADAAAGFSLEMALPQHAFMFQQRHEDNSHDQLPSCPPPHLFNGGGNYMMNRSMSLMNVQEDHHQSVDHEENLSDDGAHMMLGEKKKRLQLEQVKVLEKSFELGNKLEPERKIQLAKALGMQLRQIAIWFQNRRARWKTRQLERDYDSLKKQFESLKSDNDSLLAHNKKLLAEVMSLKNNDCNEGSIIKREAEASWSNNGSIENSSDINLEIPRETTTTPVSTIKDLFPSSIRASTHHRQNHEMVQEESLCNMFNGIEETTTDGYWAWSDPNHNNHRQFN, from the exons aTGG AAAGCATATATGTGATCAATCCTCTTGGTGGAGTTCGTTTGTATATACAGTATTTATTTGATCCAACTGCAGACGCAGCTGCAGGATTTAGTTTGGAGATGGCCTTACCTCAACATGCTTTTATGTTCCAACAACGTCATGAAGACAATAGCCATGATCAACTCCCTTCTTGTCCTCCTCCTCATCTCTTCAATG GAGGAGGAAACTACATGATGAACAGATCTATGTCGTTAATGAACGTGCAAGAGGATCATCATCAATCAGTTGATCATGAGGAGAATTTATCAGACGATGGGGCACATATGATGCttggggagaagaagaagaggctaCAATTAGAGCAAGTTAAGGTATTAGAGAAGAGCTTTGAGCTAGGGAATAAGCTGGAGCCAGAGAGGAAGATACAATTAGCTAAAGCATTGGGGATGCAACTGAGGCAGATAGCGATCTGGTTCCAAAACAGGAGAGCTAGGTGGAAGACTAGACAACTCGAGAGAGACTATGATTCACTCAAGAAACAGTTTGAGTCCCTTAAATCCGACAATGATTCTCTTCTTGCCCACAACAAGAAACTTCTTGCTgag GTAATGTCATTAAAGAACAATGATTGTAATGAAGGAAGCATAATAAAGAGAGAAGCAGAAGCTTCATGGAGCAATAATGGAAGCATTGAGAATAGCTCAGACATAAATCTAGAGATACCCAGAGAGACCACTACAACACCTGTGAGCACGATCAAAGACCTTTTCCCTTCATCGATTCGGGCATCTACACATCATCGTCAGAATCATGAAATGGTTCAAGAAGAGAGCCTTTGTAACATGTTTAATGGCATTGAGGAAACTACGACGGATGGTTACTGGGCATGGTCTGATCCAAACCACAACAACCACCGCCAATTCAATTGA
- the BNACNNG05810D gene encoding splicing regulatory glutamine/lysine-rich protein 1: protein MAKISIVLLVVALIVFLHVSEAQRSTDKDEQKDKEEKVTENDKDKERNKDEKVDKDKVKDKDKERDKDENVLENDKDKDKDKERDKEEKVIEKDLDEAKDLIAEDLKEKKANLKSLETQVNELTKSETVLDELGEAHKKGKSLKPYEKKLKKFNRRIKRTPKKKRYGSIIQSILKDLGLNRGRY from the coding sequence atGGCAAAGATCTCCATTGTGCTTCTCGTTGTCGCTCTTATTGTCTTTCTACATGTCTCTGAGGCTCAACGTTCAACAGATAAAGACGAACAAaaagataaagaagaaaaagtaaCTGAAAACGACAAAgacaaagaaagaaataaagacGAAAAAGTAGACAAAGACAAAGTCAAAGACAAAGACAAGGAAAGAGATAAAGACGAAAATGTTCTTGAAAACGAcaaagacaaagacaaagacaaagaaAGAGATAAAGAGGAGAAAGTAATTGAAAAGGACCTTGATGAAGCCAAGGACTTGATCGCAGAGgacttgaaagaaaagaaagccAACCTTAAGAGCTTGGAAACCCAGGTGAATGAGTTAACCAAATCTGAGACGGTGTTGGATGAGCTCGGAGAAGCTCACAAAAAGGGTAAGAGTCTAAAACCTTATGAGAAAAAGCTTAAGAAATTCAACAGAAGGATTAAGCGGACACCAAAGAAAAAGAGATATGGATCCATAATCCAGAGCATTTTGAAGGATTTGGGATTAAACAGAGGGAGATATTGA